From the Rhodococcus sp. NBC_00297 genome, one window contains:
- a CDS encoding diacylglycerol/lipid kinase family protein produces MRAILIVNPNATSTTAAGRDLVAHALASRVSLRVLHTTHRGHASELATEARRAGIDLVIVHGGDGTVNEVVNGLLGVPAPTSMQSVTVGPVPLLAVVPGGSANVFARSLGIARDPVEATNQLIDLLESGTSRRIGLGHCDKTWFLFNAGLGWDADVCDAIDRGRKGGEAVTPSRYVRTAVTTFFRRKRRDPHLTVETDTGEAVTGVHFAFVTNSDPWTFLDARPVRTNPGTSFDSGLGIFAMRSTKVFTTLRVVVQMLSGTSGPHSRALLREDDVKWIRVRSVEPTGLQVDGDYLGERTEVEFASAPDALAVVAPLPGDTP; encoded by the coding sequence GTGCGAGCCATCCTCATCGTCAACCCGAACGCCACGTCCACCACGGCTGCCGGCCGAGACCTGGTGGCGCATGCGCTCGCGAGCAGGGTGTCGCTCAGAGTGCTCCACACCACGCACCGTGGACACGCGAGCGAACTCGCGACCGAGGCCCGCCGGGCCGGTATCGATCTGGTGATCGTGCACGGCGGCGACGGAACGGTGAACGAGGTGGTGAACGGACTTCTCGGTGTTCCTGCCCCGACCTCCATGCAGTCGGTCACCGTGGGACCCGTGCCGCTGCTGGCGGTCGTCCCGGGCGGATCCGCCAACGTGTTCGCTCGCTCGCTGGGCATCGCGAGGGATCCGGTCGAGGCCACCAACCAGCTCATCGATCTGCTGGAGTCGGGAACGAGCAGGCGTATCGGCCTGGGGCACTGCGACAAGACATGGTTCCTGTTCAACGCCGGCCTCGGATGGGACGCGGACGTGTGCGACGCGATCGATCGAGGCCGCAAGGGCGGCGAGGCGGTCACGCCCTCGCGCTACGTCCGGACCGCGGTCACCACGTTCTTCCGCCGCAAGCGCCGCGACCCGCACCTCACCGTGGAGACCGACACCGGCGAGGCCGTGACGGGCGTTCACTTCGCGTTCGTGACCAACTCCGATCCGTGGACGTTCCTCGACGCACGCCCGGTCCGGACGAACCCCGGCACCTCGTTCGACAGCGGACTCGGCATATTCGCAATGCGATCCACGAAGGTGTTCACGACGTTGCGAGTGGTCGTGCAAATGCTGTCCGGAACGTCCGGTCCGCATTCTCGGGCGCTTCTCCGAGAGGACGACGTGAAATGGATTCGCGTGCGTTCGGTGGAACCGACCGGCTTGCAGGTCGACGGCGACTACCTGGGAGAACGCACCGAGGTCGAATTCGCGTCCGCACCGGACGCCCTCGCCGTCGTGGCGCCTTTACCTGGCGATACCCCGTAG
- a CDS encoding acid phosphatase yields MADPDPRDPAPASSGGSGTSPRRSDARLVLIRHGQTEWAASGRHTGRTDIALTADGEDQARAAGDRIAALGLERPLVVSSPRSRALRTAELAGLTVDRVWDALVEWDYGDYEGLTTPQIRETAPHWTVWTHPSPSGETIDAVSARADLVLSVVVPTLAERDVVLVGHGHFSRSVIARWVEQPVTEGKRFALAPAGFTVLGYEHEYRQIHTHNVDPRLGS; encoded by the coding sequence ATGGCAGACCCCGACCCCCGTGACCCGGCACCCGCATCGTCCGGAGGGTCCGGGACGTCGCCGCGGCGCTCCGACGCCAGACTGGTGTTGATCCGTCACGGTCAGACGGAGTGGGCGGCGAGCGGTCGACACACCGGACGGACGGACATCGCTCTCACCGCCGACGGGGAGGACCAGGCCCGCGCCGCCGGGGACCGCATCGCGGCGCTCGGGCTCGAACGTCCCCTGGTGGTCAGCAGCCCCCGATCGCGGGCGCTGCGGACGGCGGAGCTGGCCGGACTGACCGTCGATCGGGTGTGGGACGCGCTGGTCGAGTGGGACTACGGCGACTACGAGGGCCTGACCACTCCGCAGATCCGGGAGACCGCGCCGCACTGGACCGTCTGGACGCATCCGTCACCGTCCGGCGAGACCATCGACGCCGTGTCCGCACGGGCCGATCTCGTCCTGTCCGTCGTCGTTCCCACCCTCGCCGAGCGCGACGTCGTGCTCGTCGGGCACGGCCACTTCTCCAGGTCGGTCATCGCGCGGTGGGTCGAGCAACCGGTGACCGAGGGAAAGCGCTTCGCGCTGGCGCCCGCCGGCTTCACCGTGCTGGGGTACGAGCACGAGTACCGGCAGATCCACACCCACAACGTGGATCCTCGCCTCGGTTCCTGA
- a CDS encoding WhiB family transcriptional regulator, with protein MDWRHKAICRDEDPELFFPVGNSGPALAQIADAKVVCNRCPVTADCLSWALESGQDAGVWGGMSEDERRALKRRNARTRARSAV; from the coding sequence ATGGATTGGCGCCACAAGGCTATCTGTCGCGACGAGGACCCGGAACTGTTCTTCCCGGTGGGAAACAGCGGCCCGGCACTCGCACAGATCGCTGATGCCAAGGTCGTGTGCAACCGGTGTCCCGTCACCGCGGACTGCCTGTCCTGGGCTCTCGAGTCCGGTCAGGACGCGGGCGTCTGGGGCGGCATGAGCGAGGACGAGCGTCGCGCGCTGAAGCGTCGTAACGCGCGTACCCGCGCACGCTCGGCGGTCTGA